Within the Kribbella aluminosa genome, the region TGATCGGGAACGTCGAGCCGGACGTCGTGGTGATGGACGTGATGATGCCGCGGCTGGACGGGCTGGAGACCACCAAGGCGTTGCGGGCCGCGGGCAACAACGTGCCGATCCTGGTGCTCACCGCGCGGGACGCGGTCGCGGACCGGGTGGACGGTCTGGACGCCGGCGGCGACGACTACCTGACGAAGCCGTTCGCGCTCGAGGAACTGCTGGCCCGGCTGCGCGCCCTGCTGCGCCGCAGCACCGCTCCCGGTGAGAGCGGCCAGCGCGGCGAGGTGCTGCAGTACGGCGACCTCGTGGTCGACGTCGACGCGCACGAGGTGCACCGCGGCGACGTGGCGATCCAGCTGACCCGTACCGAGTTCTCGCTGCTCGAGC harbors:
- a CDS encoding response regulator transcription factor; the protein is MRVLVVDDDRAVRDSLRRSLEFNDFEVVTAADGAEALAVIGNVEPDVVVMDVMMPRLDGLETTKALRAAGNNVPILVLTARDAVADRVDGLDAGGDDYLTKPFALEELLARLRALLRRSTAPGESGQRGEVLQYGDLVVDVDAHEVHRGDVAIQLTRTEFSLLELLIRNPRRVLERAVILDAVWGYDFPTTANSLEVYIGYLRRKTEVNGLPRLIHTVRGIGYVLRDTPP